The Saccopteryx leptura isolate mSacLep1 chromosome 2, mSacLep1_pri_phased_curated, whole genome shotgun sequence genome has a window encoding:
- the SC5D gene encoding lathosterol oxidase — translation MDLVLSVADYYVFTPYIYPATWPEDDIFRQTISLLIVTNLGAYILYFFFGTLSYYFVFDHALMKHPQFLKNQVYREIMFTVQSLPWISIPTVSLFLLELKGYSQLYDDIGEFPRGWFQLAVSVLSFLFFTDMLIYWIHRGLHHRLVYKRIHKPHHIWKIPTPFASHAFHPLDGFLQSLPYHLYPFIFPLHKVVYLTLYVLVNIWTVSIHDGDFRVPQILRPFINGSAHHTDHHMFFDYNYGQYFTLWDRIGGSFKNPSSFEGKGPLSYVKKITEEKCNNHAENGCKNEKLFIGKLTKTE, via the exons ATGGATCTTGTACTCAGTGTTGCAGATTATTATGTTTTCACACCGTACATATATCCAGCCACATGGCCAGAGGACGACATCTTCCGGCAAACGATTAGTCTCCTGATTGTAACAAATCTTGGTGCTTacatcctttattttttctttggaacACTGAGCTATTATTTTGTCTTTGATCATGCGTTAATGAAACATCCACAATTTTTAAAG AATCAAGTCTATCGAGAGATTATGTTTACTGTCCAGTCATTGCCGTGGATAAGTATTCCCACTGTTTCGTTGTTCCTGCTAGAGTTGAAAGGTTACAGCCAATTATATGATGATATAGGGGAATTTCCACGTG GCTGGTTCCAGCTTGCGGTCAGTGTGCTGTCCTTCCTCTTCTTTACTGACATGCTCATCTACTGGATTCACAGAGGCCTCCATCACAGGCTGGTGTATAAG CGCATACATAAACCTCATCATATCTGGAAGATTCCGACTCCATTTGCAAGTCATGCTTTTCACCCTTTGGATGGCTTCCTTCAAAGTCTACCTTACCATTTATACCCATTTATCTTCCCGTTACACAAGGTGGTTTATTTAACTTTGTATGTCTTGGTCAATATCTGGACAGTTTCCATTCATGATGGTGATTTTCGTGTCCCTCAAATCTTAAGGCCATTTATTAACGGCTCCGCTCATCATACTGACCACCACATGTTCTTTGACTATAACTATGGACAGTATTTCACGTTGTGGGATAGAATTGGAGGCTCCTTCAAAAACCCTTCCTCCTTTGAAGGGAAGGGACCACTTAGTTATGTGAAGAAGAtaacagaagaaaaatgcaaCAACCATGCAGAAAATGGttgcaaaaatgaaaaattattcattgGAAAGTTAACAAAGACTGAGTAG